A section of the Osmia lignaria lignaria isolate PbOS001 chromosome 3, iyOsmLign1, whole genome shotgun sequence genome encodes:
- the osp gene encoding myosin phosphatase Rho interacting protein outspread isoform X6: MSGGTAGVRGTGAECRKFAPNIFNKSKCSSCFKQKEEHSAEALECNRATRKISKCGYLFVAPGWDFSNPLNRTKRWQRRWFVLYDDGELTYSVDEHPETVPQARIDMTRVLEVAAAEDITGHPYSLAITSPEGVTFVKGTCREETRWWADVLQVYSRNKGRHKRNATFPGGQTTILQVTPTIRSNTPNPPRPRFNSCRSEPRSNTWIPESSVSTDLCPSVFSSTPSLVTNSVVTTVSSGNMSNGASTESNNDRRTNNSSPLRTSAPLENGGSSYLSSVSSTSPMNGNVASAVYSTTSTGNISTTTTNSSSLTEKPPIVPNEGRSSYRDQPASSASPPTRDKLRAEDKARRRMNQHGERTSIGSGTACSSEKLDDDACRRILLEHEREREGKLRDIAASLTQPRARRIKPRTSEPTRDVVDAANAAYQDKFIRGDPDGCGLDISGIRYSPTSELRVDLPAEDLLNIKKGWLMKQALNKEWNKHWFVLRGCGLMYYRDPCAEDKGIMDGVIDLNTVTAVTPLQVARNYGFQTVAWDDRGSTVLSAVTAGIRDSWMTAIRRAANLPDPDSNVDSLTVCQDSQQDNTPQSPTASITDRERDSVVPSTSVTPRSVLFSSDEEYRTASEGGRRESGDWSEVAVSPPLVRNGDWASGLKSSSWSDSANHEWSELPPSPPLTRTALSRVKARSRSSSRSRVYKRSRSSPPSSRRSTLDSVRSEDLMMACCELGEDEEQSNGHLQSNSCLSSGNENPLIVELLENQVSLLRGQLDQNESHPSTLLVIIERQENEIESLKSQLNAARADVASAEKELSRLRQQKAEASIREKQVEELLGTIQRTEQQRNKDMDDLEKMKKIYNRDKEVLECKLLETEAILRETSERCEMLTKELASSHRTVEHLQTEIASLSNRLSQGIEENDRLYTKVRELEEKGGLSASRERGRSFDSLSDLTNIELDLDLNSLDKERIMEEYEELRSRFEKAIQEIRAMRKELREAHAMQDALELEIFAHKQDAISVNETNQAQIQLMAARIQDLTNKLAASEKQVRTLKQKLTKAESRDKRRSLSLKGRESFQISQEMEDKLVDLENKICAIERGKSIVGTPVSTGSSSKESSPNPKKEKRRDIKNLDRSRLRRKSLDSATSSEPMKVLIRLSTLETKVANVTENMASDAEKDSSECSEVSGSSTSEVSLEIIARLKKLERVVSKSKRRLEKCLGSTQAEDKAEKCLREVNDILDSCLECKKNQASAQATESIGVVVSRLETILKDKFTELTKRRQTMAQNGQLDEREKMKLIAERVAFEFIVLRQIKRAIGRTYDRSAVLSELVETSQLASSLMRKIHGTKPKTYQNTSYIQYLTKVLANKLVLVGGVNATETSNELSAARSESFNFLLQKQREVNEIVRRYKETKLSQLAEALAVETLSMSDKEDLGKQQVSNSSKKLLEDRRIREAWALAQETVSKELVQAEVSHVIMRCGQMYEQNVTSISDVCLNFDAAENVTLESWIDASQARLRQEIDLSTRELSDAYEDCLRLLKRNKSTVESKYESRQLLTDYADVIAHKALIDARIGLLQENTRQLTSFPGETFVSSLIRNDDLLSCLFADDYDFQSNPILDAEYSYLYQQFSKECEDRISGKRGSKEQLKNVGQSLLSLEDDLMELSKRVREKSCENVADSNIVWPKTITVTDWSNVCDKCSQLREQIKKLSEYMNRVTCKQCEQLQETIQRITAEHKEELESLKRNQERDLMDIKGELDNQRQSLTSQYEQEAASLREKARKLEHRLNAMDSEHSAHVNELRAAYQRSMSAELDTDAETRKRYKEEIKQLRALCEKGLLAMENSHRRIISEMEEKHRQELENLRVEKEQALSEETQATLAALDAMRKAHEHEVQKEIAKFKQEFIKQMQAREDIGVLHKEHEEEMEEIKQEILSLSAKYSSKCVESAALEEKVGSLTKQLAQAQQHIMQLDVRNKQLRAHLVLETNDGAINDTMQMLRGKENDIAEPREDIHRLQQLKVAQQRCESTALAAGGRTTTKMKSSNNTRRHSSVPTILTRPASPRNPQLSPLQVRSLLCQLRQS; the protein is encoded by the exons CCGGAAACGGTACCTCAAGCGAGGATCGACATGACCCGGGTGTTAGAGGTCGCCGCTGCGGAGGACATCACTGGACATCCTTACAGCCTGGCGATCACCTCGCCGGAAGGTGTTACCTTCGTGAAAGGCACGTGCCGAGAGGAAACCAGGTGGTGGGCCGACGTGCTTCAAGTCTACTCGAGGAATAAG GGTCGGCATAAACGGAATGCCACGTTCCCTGGTGGACAGACTACAATTCTTCAGGTCACTCCAACCATCCGAA GCAATACTCCGAATCCACCGAGACCACGTTTCAACAGTTGTCGCTCGGAGCCCCGAAGCAACACGTGGATACCGGAATCGAGCGTCTCGACGGACCTCTGTCCTTCCGTTTTCTCCTCGACACCGTCCCTGGTGACGAACAGCGTGGTAACAACAGTGAGCAGCGGGAACATGAGCAACGGTGCTAGCACAGAATCCAACAACGATCGTCGAACGAATAATTCGTCGCCTCTGAGGACCTCTGCACCCTTGGAGAACGGTGGCTCCTCTTATCTCTCCTCCGTTTCTTCGACTTCTCCTATGAACGGAAACGTGGCCAGCGCTGTTTATTCCACCACGTCGACCGGTAATatctccaccaccaccaccaacaGCTCGTCGTTAACGGAGAAGCCTCCGATCGTTCCCAACGAGGGTAGATCCAGCTACAGGGATCAACCGGCCAGCAGCGCGTCCCCTCCGACCAGGGACAAACTGAGAGCAGAGGACAAGGCCAGGCGTAGGATGAATCAGCATGGGGAACGAACGAGTATCGGCAGCGGGACCGCCTGTTCCAGCGAGAAACTAG ACGACGACGCCTGTCGAAGAATACTTTTGGAGcacgagagggaaagagaaggaaaactgCGAGACATCGCGGCTTCTTTGACCCAGCCACGCGCGAGGAGGATCAAGCCTAGAACTTCCGAACCGACTAGAGACGTGGTTGACGCAGCAAACGCAGCTTACCAGGATAAATTc ATCAGAGGAGATCCCGATGGATGCGGCCTAGATATTTCAGGTATCAGGTACTCTCCTACCTCTGAATTAAGGGTAGATTTACCCGCGGAGGATTTGTTGAACATCAAGAAAGGATGGTTGATGAAGCAGGCGCTGAACAAG GAATGGAACAAGCACTGGTTCGTATTGCGAGGCTGCGGTCTCATGTACTACCGGGATCCTTGCGCGGAAGATAAGGGTATCATGGACGGCGTGATAGATCTGAATACCGTTACCGCCGTTACGCCCCTTCAGGTCGCAAGAAATTATGGATTCCAGACTGTG GCGTGGGACGATCGAGGGTCTACCGTGCTGTCCGCGGTGACGGCTGGTATACGAGATAGCTGGATGACGGCAATTCGAAGGGCTGCCAATTTGCCTGATCCAGATAGTAACGTTGATTCTCTAACGGTTTGTCAGGACAGTCAACAGGATAACACTCCACAATCACCGACCGC ATCCATCACAGATCGCGAGAGGGACTCGGTCGTACCCTCGACCTCCGTTACACCACGTTCCGTTCTCTTTTCCTCCGACGAGGAGTACAGAACGGCGTCAGAGGGTGGCAGAAGAGAGTCGGGCGACTGGTCGGAAGTGGCAGTTTCGCCGCCGTTAGTGAGGAACGGTGACTGGGCCAGCGGATTAAAGAGTTCCAGCTGGTCGGATTCCGCGAACCACGAATGGTCGGAGCTGCCCCCGTCGCCACCTTTGACGAGAACCGCGTTGTCGCGGGTGAAAGCCAGATCCAGATCGAGTTCGAGGTCCAGGGTGTACAAGAGAAGTCGCAGCTCTCCACCGAGTTCCAGGAGAAGCACCTTGGACAGCGTGAGGTCGGAGGACCTGATGATGGCATGCTGCGAACTCGGAGAAGACGAGGAGCAGAGCAACGGTCATCTGCAGAGCAACAGCTGTCTATCGAGCGGCAACGAGAATCCTTTGATCGTCGAACTGTTGGAGAACCAGGTGTCTTTGCTACGCGGTCAGCTGGATCAGAATGAATCGCACCCAAGCACGCTACTAGTCATTATCGAGCGTCAGGAGAACGAGATCGAGAGTCTAAAATCGCAGTTGAACGCCGCGCGAGCCGACGTCGCGAGCGCTGAGAAAGAGTTGTCCAGGTTGAGGCAACAGAAGGCTGAGGCCTCCATCAGGGAGAAACAGGTGGAGGAATTGTTAGGCACGATTCAGAGGACGGAACAGCAGAGGAACAAGGACATGGACGATCtggagaagatgaagaagatatACAACAGGGATAAAGAGGTGCTGGAGTGCAAGTTATTGGAGACGGAAGCAATCCTCAGGGAGACCAGCGAACGGTGTGAAATGCTGACGAAAGAACTCGCGTCCAGTCACAGGACCGTCGAGCATCTGCAGACTGAGATTGCTTCCTTGAGCAATAGACTGTCGCAAG GAATCGAGGAGAACGATCGTTTGTACACCAAGGTCAGAGAGTTGGAAGAGAAGGGAGGACTATCAGCTTCGAGAGAACGTGGAAGGAGCTTCGACTCGCTCAGCGACTTGACGAACATCGAGCTGGATCTGGACTTGAATTCGTTGGATAAAGAAAG GATTATGGAAGAGTACGAGGAGCTTCGAAGTCGTTTCGAGAAGGCTATCCAAGAGATCCGCGCGATGCGCAAGGAACTTCGGGAAGCGCACGCGATGCAGGACGCGTTGGAGCTGGAGATCTTTGCGCATAAACAGGACGCGATCAGCGTGAACGAGACGAATCAAGCTCAGATACAGCTGATGGCGGCGAGGATTCAAGATCTGACGAATAAACTAGCTGCCAGTGAGAAGCAAGTGAGAACGCTGAAGCAGAAGCTGACGAAAGCCGAGAGCAGAGACAAGAGGAGATCGTTGTCGTTGAAGGGTCGCGAGTCCTTTCAGATCTCTCAGGAGATGGAGGACAAGCTGGTGGACCTGGAGAACAAAATCTGCGCGATCGAACGTGGTAAGAGCATCGTTGGCACGCCCGTGTCGACCGGTAGCAGCTCGAAGGAATCGAGTCCTAATCcaaagaaagagaagaggagagaCATTAAGAACCTGGATCGTAGCAGGCTACGAAGAAAGTCGTTGGATAGCGCGACCAGTTCTGAACCAATGAAAGTGTTGATCAGATTGAGCACGTTGGAAACGAAGGTGGCAAACGTGACGGAGAACATGGCCAGCGACGCTGAGAAGGATTCCAGCGAGTGCAGCGAAGTGAGCGGATCGTCTACCAGCGAGGTATCGTTGGAGATCATAGCGAGGCTGAAGAAATTAGAGCGAGTAGTGTCAAAGTCGAAGAGGAGGCTGGAGAAGTGTTTAGGTTCGACGCAGGCGGAGGACAAAGCGGAAAAGTGTTTGCGCGAGGTGAACGACATCCTGGACTCGTGTTTAGAATGTAAGAAAAATCAAGCTAGCGCTCAAGCGACCGAGTCAATAGGCGTAGTGGTATCTAGACTAGAGACTATACTTAAAGATAAATTCACCGAACTCACGAAGAGGCGGCAGACGATGGCGCAGAACGGTCAGCTGGACGAGAGAGAGAAGATGAAGCTGATCGCCGAGAGGGTGGCGTTCGAGTTTATCGTTCTGAGGCAGATCAAACGAGCGATCGGTCGTACGTACGATAGGAGTGCCGTTCTCAGTGAATTGGTCGAAACTAGTCAGCTTGCCTCAAGCTTAATGCGTAAGATTCACGGAACTAAGCCCAAAACGTACCAAAACACCAGTTACATTCAGTATCTTACTAAAGTGTTAGCGAATAAGTTAGTACTAGTAGGCGGCGTGAACGCGACAGAAACGTCGAACGAACTTTCCGCTGCTCGTAGCGAGAGTTTCAACTTCTTGCTGCAGAAGCAACGCGAGGTGAACGAGATCGTGCGGCGATACAAAGAGACGAAACTTAGCCAGCTCGCCGAGGCACTGGCCGTTGAAACGTTGAGCATGTCCGACAAGGAGGATCTCGGGAAACAACAGGTGAGCAATTCGAGCAAAAAGTTGCTGGAAGATCGACGTATTCGCGAGGCTTGGGCGTTGGCCCAAGAGACGGTCAGCAAGGAGCTCGTTCAGGCGGAAGTGTCGCACGTGATCATGCGTTGCGGTCAGATGTACGAGCAGAACGTCACCAGCATCAGCGACGTTTGCCTGAATTTCGACGCTGCGGAAAACGTCACGTTGGAGTCTTGGATAGACGCGAGCCAAGCGAGATTGCGACAAGAAATCGATCTTTCCACCCGCGAACTGTCGGACGCGTACGAAGATTGTCTTCGCCTGTTGAAGAGGAACAAGTCGACGGTAGAGAGCAAGTACGAATCGCGACAGCTGTTGACGGACTACGCGGACGTGATCGCGCACAAAGCTTTAATCGATGCCAGAATCGGCCTTCTTCAGGAGAACACCAGACAATTGACAAGCTTCCCTGGGGAGACTTTCGTATCTAGTCTAATCCGAAACGACGACCTTCTTTCCTGTCTGTTCGCGGACGATTACGATTTCCAAAGCAATCCGATTCTCGACGCCGAGTACAGTTACCTTTACCAACAATTTAGCAAGGAGTGCGAGGATAGGATATCCGGCAAGCGTGGCTCGAAGGAACAGTTGAAGAACGTCGGTCAGAGTTTGCTCAGCTTGGAGGATGATCTGATGGAGTTGAGCAAACGCGTACGAGAGAAATCGTGCGAGAACGTTGCCGATAGCAATATCGTTTGGCCAAAAACGATCACCGTCACCGATTGGTCGAACGTCTGCGACAAGTGTTCGCAGTTGCGCGAGCAAATCAAGAAGCTAAGCGAGTACATGAATCGCGTTACTTGCAAACAGTGCGAACAGTTGCAAGAGACCATTCAGAGGATAACCGCGGAGCACAAGGAGGAACTGGAGAGCCTGAAACGCAACCAGGAACGGGATCTGATGGACATCAAGGGAGAGCTAGACAACCAGAGGCAATCTTTAACCTCCCAATACGAGCAAGAGGCTGCCAGTCTCCGAGAGAAGGCGAGAAAATTGGAACACCGACTGAACGCCATGGATTCCGAGCATTCCGCTCACGTGAACGAACTGAGGGCCGCCTATCAGAGATCCATGAGCGCGGAACTGGACACCGATGCGGAGACGAGAAAGAGATACAAGGAGGAGATCAAACAGCTGCGAGCCCTTTGCGAGAAAGGTTTGCTGGCGATGGAGAACTCTCACAGACGGATCATTTCGGAGATGGAAGAGAAACATCGACAGGAATTGGAGAACTTGAGGGTGGAGAAGGAACAAGCTTTATCAGAGGAGACTCAGGCTACTCTGGCGGCGTTGGATGCTATGAGAAAGGCGCACGAACACGAGGTGCAGAAGGAAATAGCCAAGTTCAAGCAGGAGTTCATCAAACAGATGCAAGCACGCGAGGACATTGGCGTGCTTCATAAGGAACACGA GgaagaaatggaagaaattAAGCAGGAGATACTTTCGTTATCAGCTAAATATTCCTCCAAGTGTGTAGAGTCTGCAGCCTTAGAAGAAAAAGTTGGTTCTCTTACAAAGCAGCTTGCCCAAGCGCAACAGCACATCATGCAACTGGACGTACGAAATAAACAACTAAGGGCTCATTTGGTGCTGGAAACGAACGATGGCGCGATCAACGACACCATGCAAATGTTAAGGGGCAAGGAGAACGATATAGCTGAACCGAGAGAGGATATCCACAGACTGCAACAATTGAAG GTGGCACAGCAGAGATGCGAGTCGACAGCGCTGGCAGCCGGTGGCAGGACaacaacaaaaatgaaaagcaGCAACAACACGCGGAGGCATTCCTCCGTGCCAACAATCCTCACACGTCCCGCTTCACCCCGGAACCCTCAGCTCTCTCCGTTGCAGGTCCGTTCTCTTCTTTGCCAATTAAGACAA AGCTGA